One Paenisporosarcina sp. FSL H8-0542 genomic region harbors:
- a CDS encoding PLD nuclease N-terminal domain-containing protein: protein MEELQGVPWGIITPIFIIQFILLVVALIDLAKIHQTNGPKWVWVLVIIFISIFGPITYFIAGRKQA from the coding sequence ATGGAGGAATTACAAGGGGTGCCTTGGGGTATTATCACACCGATATTTATCATTCAATTTATTTTACTGGTAGTTGCACTTATCGATTTAGCAAAAATACATCAAACAAACGGACCTAAATGGGTCTGGGTACTGGTTATTATTTTCATTAGTATTTTTGGACCTATTACATACTTTATTGCAGGGAGAAAACAAGCATGA
- a CDS encoding YkoF family thiamine/hydroxymethylpyrimidine-binding protein — protein sequence MSNEFSCGISPIVGLRFSIHPMADNFIKIIKGALREADTSNVWMHTDDVSTVMRGKQVHVFDTARAIVLYAAKTGAHVAFNGTFSIGCPGDSAGDVYLEKDDVLLNHPQISEIKQYVSSQFALYPMNNPDYMSVIYQEVARAKEYGVFNDSMHYASGLHGDIHDVFAFLEDSFTHARSEQHKHLVMTVNMSINSPSHKGDE from the coding sequence ATGTCGAATGAGTTTAGTTGTGGGATTAGTCCAATCGTTGGTTTACGGTTTTCGATTCACCCGATGGCGGACAATTTTATTAAAATTATTAAAGGGGCTTTGCGTGAAGCAGATACCTCAAATGTATGGATGCATACCGACGACGTCAGTACGGTGATGCGTGGGAAGCAAGTGCATGTATTCGATACAGCGAGAGCCATCGTATTGTATGCAGCAAAAACGGGTGCCCATGTCGCCTTTAACGGAACCTTTTCGATTGGCTGCCCAGGTGATTCTGCAGGCGATGTTTATCTGGAAAAAGATGATGTTCTGTTAAACCATCCTCAAATTAGCGAAATCAAACAATATGTATCATCACAATTTGCTCTGTATCCGATGAATAACCCCGATTATATGTCGGTTATTTATCAGGAAGTGGCACGCGCAAAAGAATATGGTGTGTTCAATGATTCCATGCATTATGCAAGTGGACTTCATGGGGATATTCACGATGTGTTTGCATTCCTTGAAGATTCTTTTACACACGCTCGATCGGAACAACATAAACATTTGGTCATGACTGTTAACATGAGCATCAACAGCCCTTCTCACAAAGGAGATGAGTAA
- a CDS encoding CBS domain-containing protein, translating into MDKTQQAEQSIRNSNRFLTAFHRIEHSMKDIIGTNDHLSFYKLVELSKRKNAVVRRFEEDLKEYATLRNAIVHHQTSTEYAIAEPHDEIVQALEAIDEALAKPVTVGEMFARKVSTLQAQDTLLDALVMIRDKQFTQIPVYEGKVFVGLLTAVGITFWLANHVEKEDISWEMTIESTLQHEKKKENHLFVPREMSIFEAEELFKEAMAKGKRLEALLITDKDGLVGIVTPLDLMKIEA; encoded by the coding sequence ATGGATAAAACACAACAGGCCGAGCAATCAATTCGGAATTCCAATCGCTTTTTGACGGCTTTTCATCGCATTGAACATTCGATGAAAGACATTATTGGCACCAATGATCATCTGTCATTTTATAAATTAGTTGAGCTTTCGAAACGGAAGAATGCCGTTGTCAGACGATTTGAAGAGGATTTAAAAGAATATGCCACACTGCGAAATGCCATCGTCCATCATCAAACCTCAACAGAGTATGCCATTGCTGAACCCCATGATGAAATTGTACAAGCTCTTGAAGCAATTGATGAAGCACTGGCAAAACCAGTTACCGTAGGAGAAATGTTTGCACGAAAAGTAAGCACACTCCAAGCGCAAGACACGTTACTTGATGCCTTAGTCATGATAAGAGATAAACAATTTACCCAAATACCCGTATATGAAGGTAAAGTTTTTGTAGGCCTATTAACTGCGGTGGGAATTACCTTCTGGCTTGCAAACCATGTCGAAAAAGAGGATATTTCCTGGGAAATGACTATCGAATCCACTCTTCAACATGAAAAAAAGAAAGAAAATCATCTTTTCGTCCCACGAGAAATGTCGATTTTTGAAGCGGAAGAACTTTTTAAAGAGGCAATGGCAAAAGGAAAAAGACTCGAAGCATTGCTGATTACTGACAAAGATGGACTGGTCGGTATTGTCACGCCGTTGGATCTGATGAAAATTGAAGCGTGA
- a CDS encoding energy-coupling factor transporter transmembrane component T produces the protein MSSRTWLHEMNPALKFMLVIISMLTLAWFFNPWTPFLLFIGVIFVQISFSRVNWKVWILFMIPIGFTALGYLWTTVLFAADTSGDVIWAWHGFEVTDKQWHTALSLAFRVFALSSLSLLFALTTDPVKFVMSLMQQLRLSPKLAYGVMVGYQFLPVVKDEFIQIRHAHRLRGIGQEKHAWQRLLSMKRLLIPLLASAVRRAERTAFAMEARGFTGERRSVYYEPLTIAGRDWLLAIIIISILIGSSVTGFLLS, from the coding sequence ATGTCTAGTCGTACTTGGTTACATGAAATGAATCCTGCTTTGAAGTTTATGTTAGTTATTATCTCTATGTTGACTTTGGCGTGGTTTTTCAATCCATGGACGCCTTTTCTATTATTTATCGGTGTTATTTTTGTTCAAATATCGTTCAGTCGAGTAAATTGGAAAGTTTGGATTTTATTCATGATTCCAATAGGCTTTACTGCCCTCGGATATTTATGGACGACAGTGCTCTTTGCGGCTGATACAAGTGGTGACGTCATTTGGGCATGGCATGGATTTGAAGTGACGGATAAACAGTGGCATACAGCGTTATCATTGGCGTTTCGTGTTTTCGCTTTATCCTCACTGTCTTTGTTGTTTGCATTAACAACAGATCCAGTTAAATTTGTGATGAGTTTAATGCAACAATTAAGGCTGTCTCCAAAACTTGCATACGGTGTGATGGTTGGATATCAGTTTTTGCCTGTCGTGAAGGATGAGTTCATTCAGATTCGACATGCACATCGATTGCGAGGAATTGGTCAGGAAAAACATGCTTGGCAACGCCTCTTAAGCATGAAAAGGCTATTGATTCCACTGCTTGCGAGCGCTGTTCGTCGAGCGGAACGGACGGCATTCGCCATGGAAGCAAGAGGCTTTACAGGTGAGCGGCGTTCCGTTTATTACGAACCACTCACCATCGCTGGCCGTGATTGGTTACTTGCCATCATTATAATCAGTATATTGATAGGCAGTAGTGTCACTGGCTTCCTTTTGAGCTGA
- a CDS encoding HIT domain-containing protein: MENLLNCPYCNPQKDSKQRIVFENEYCQYLQHPNHQTILEGSGLIVPKIHRQTVFDLTQEEWNATYELMQQVKSYADENYSPDGYTLGWNVGDASNQSIPHAHFHILPRFADEPYAGKGIRAWFKSEENRRPGK; the protein is encoded by the coding sequence TTGGAAAACCTATTAAATTGTCCTTATTGCAATCCGCAAAAGGATTCTAAACAGCGTATTGTGTTTGAAAATGAATATTGCCAGTACTTACAACATCCCAATCACCAAACCATTTTAGAAGGCAGTGGACTAATCGTTCCAAAAATCCATCGACAAACGGTTTTTGATTTAACACAGGAAGAATGGAACGCTACATATGAATTGATGCAACAAGTGAAGTCCTATGCGGACGAGAACTACTCACCAGACGGATACACACTAGGCTGGAATGTTGGAGACGCTTCAAACCAATCGATTCCGCATGCGCATTTTCATATTTTGCCTCGTTTTGCAGACGAACCTTATGCTGGAAAAGGCATTCGTGCATGGTTCAAATCGGAAGAAAATCGCAGACCCGGAAAATAA
- a CDS encoding ATP-binding cassette domain-containing protein: MGKAFTNESPSGISQVVDFRGVTFQFPDDDSPVFTNISFSIDAGERVVLYGPSGCGKSSLLYLMNRLYPANCDGELSGSVILFNKDTSSYVAGEINRRIATVFQDPDTQFCMPTVEQEMAFTLENLHVNRAEMEQRITSTLTLTGLSEIRHAMIQTLSGGMKQRLATACALLIEPQVLLLDEPLAHLDPLTAQQYVEWLDALQLSNGFTIVAVEHRLDLWGSFFDRALLVTSSVNFPVEKHPTRFPIRFPSRTSTIQEGITLEARNVSVNINEKHLLHDVSLRLQRGEIAVLAGPNGSGKSTFLKTICGILKKSAGYIESGNTFPGYVPQSPEHLFVTQQVGQEISFSNYSSTDEIEDIMQRLRLAEIHDAHPFAISHGQKRRVAIGALLADKRPVLLLDEPTSGQDSDALIELFHLLDARAKEGFSVLIVTHDMAFAEAIADTVFLLNNGELTGRYEIDQLWQQSELLKRHQLLSPIGVGSYV; encoded by the coding sequence TTGGGTAAAGCTTTCACGAATGAATCACCAAGTGGCATCTCACAAGTAGTTGACTTCAGAGGAGTCACGTTTCAATTTCCAGACGATGACTCGCCAGTTTTTACAAACATTTCATTTTCGATAGATGCTGGCGAACGTGTCGTCTTATATGGTCCGAGTGGCTGCGGGAAAAGTAGTTTACTGTATTTAATGAACCGTTTGTACCCTGCCAATTGTGACGGAGAGCTAAGTGGTTCGGTTATCCTCTTTAATAAAGACACCAGTAGTTATGTCGCTGGGGAAATTAATCGGAGAATCGCTACCGTCTTCCAAGATCCGGATACACAATTTTGTATGCCTACAGTTGAACAAGAAATGGCTTTTACGTTAGAAAATCTGCACGTCAATCGGGCAGAAATGGAACAGCGAATCACATCAACACTTACCCTAACCGGTCTTTCTGAAATCCGGCATGCAATGATTCAAACGCTTTCCGGAGGAATGAAACAACGACTTGCAACCGCTTGTGCATTGTTAATAGAACCGCAAGTGCTGTTGCTCGACGAGCCGCTTGCTCATTTAGACCCTCTGACCGCACAACAATATGTGGAGTGGTTGGATGCATTGCAATTATCCAATGGCTTCACGATCGTGGCTGTTGAACACCGTCTCGATTTGTGGGGTTCATTTTTCGACCGTGCCCTTCTCGTCACATCATCCGTGAATTTCCCTGTCGAAAAGCATCCGACGAGATTTCCAATTCGTTTTCCTTCACGTACTTCGACTATTCAAGAAGGTATAACGTTGGAAGCAAGAAATGTCAGTGTGAACATCAATGAAAAACATTTATTACATGACGTTTCCCTCCGTTTGCAAAGAGGTGAAATCGCCGTCCTTGCAGGTCCGAATGGCAGTGGAAAATCCACTTTCCTGAAAACCATATGTGGTATTTTGAAAAAATCGGCAGGGTACATCGAAAGTGGAAACACGTTTCCGGGGTACGTTCCACAATCGCCAGAGCATTTATTTGTTACTCAACAAGTAGGACAGGAGATTTCCTTTTCAAATTACTCTAGCACTGATGAAATTGAGGATATTATGCAACGGTTACGACTAGCTGAAATTCACGATGCCCACCCTTTTGCAATCAGTCATGGACAAAAACGACGTGTGGCAATTGGAGCTCTGCTAGCAGATAAGCGACCGGTTCTATTATTAGATGAACCTACATCTGGACAGGATTCAGATGCTCTTATCGAATTGTTTCACTTACTCGATGCTCGTGCCAAAGAAGGGTTCAGCGTATTGATTGTGACGCATGATATGGCGTTTGCTGAAGCCATCGCAGACACCGTTTTCTTATTAAATAACGGTGAATTAACGGGGCGTTATGAAATTGACCAATTGTGGCAGCAATCCGAATTATTAAAACGTCACCAATTACTTTCACCGATTGGAGTGGGTTCATATGTCTAG
- a CDS encoding VOC family protein, whose protein sequence is MKNLSIESIGQIAVNVKDVPRAVAFYRDVIGLPLLFETDGLAFFQCGETRLLLSLPEKKEFDHPSSVLYFKVKELNSTVSTMKEAGADFFDEPHMVGKMGDIEIWMAFFKDGEGNTHAVMSEI, encoded by the coding sequence ATGAAAAATTTATCGATTGAGTCCATTGGTCAAATTGCCGTCAATGTAAAGGACGTGCCTCGAGCTGTCGCTTTTTACAGAGATGTAATCGGCTTGCCGTTACTGTTCGAAACAGATGGACTGGCGTTTTTCCAATGTGGAGAAACACGTTTGTTATTGAGTTTGCCGGAGAAAAAAGAGTTTGACCACCCCAGCTCCGTGCTGTACTTCAAAGTGAAAGAATTGAATTCAACAGTGAGCACCATGAAAGAAGCGGGAGCAGATTTTTTTGATGAACCCCATATGGTTGGAAAAATGGGCGATATTGAAATCTGGATGGCTTTCTTCAAAGATGGTGAAGGCAATACACATGCAGTTATGAGTGAAATTTAA
- a CDS encoding ABC transporter permease subunit, translating into MRELIVLFQKEWRENTRNYKFLWVPLVFIFFGLSEPLTSYYLPQILDAVGNMPEGSVFPMPDFTPAQVIMATMGQYQFIGMLVLVLAFMGTISRERKNGTGTLIYVRPISYINYFLSKWKVVGLIALVSVWLGLLTSWYYTGLLFGKIEAVDFLAFAGTYSVWILFVVTIVLAMSAWLPTGGAAGVSLLLVLLVQIADSLLGAYWTISPWKLSIYATEWLTGSPDSGDFWWSMVITIVAIIALMMFGVWMSKRNASKTKV; encoded by the coding sequence ATGAGGGAATTAATCGTACTTTTTCAAAAAGAGTGGCGTGAAAATACACGCAACTATAAATTTTTATGGGTACCTCTAGTCTTTATTTTCTTCGGATTGTCCGAGCCGCTGACAAGTTATTATTTGCCGCAAATACTCGACGCAGTAGGGAATATGCCTGAAGGCTCCGTCTTCCCAATGCCGGATTTCACGCCCGCTCAAGTCATCATGGCGACAATGGGGCAATACCAATTCATCGGCATGCTCGTATTAGTATTGGCATTCATGGGTACCATTTCTCGCGAGCGTAAAAATGGAACAGGAACGCTTATTTACGTACGACCGATTTCTTATATAAATTACTTTTTGAGCAAATGGAAAGTTGTAGGCTTAATTGCGCTAGTGAGCGTATGGCTAGGATTGTTGACGAGCTGGTATTACACAGGGTTGTTATTCGGCAAAATCGAAGCAGTTGATTTCTTAGCTTTTGCAGGCACTTATAGTGTATGGATTTTATTTGTTGTGACAATCGTTTTGGCTATGAGTGCGTGGTTACCTACAGGTGGTGCTGCAGGTGTATCATTATTACTGGTCTTACTTGTTCAAATTGCAGACTCTTTACTTGGAGCTTACTGGACCATATCACCTTGGAAGCTGTCTATTTATGCAACGGAGTGGTTGACAGGTTCACCAGACTCAGGCGATTTCTGGTGGAGCATGGTGATCACGATTGTGGCTATTATCGCGTTGATGATGTTTGGTGTATGGATGTCAAAACGCAACGCATCAAAAACAAAAGTGTAA
- a CDS encoding ABC transporter ATP-binding protein, whose protein sequence is MTTILEANHLMKIYGSERAVNDVTFALGEGTSTALIGPNGAGKTTTLSMLGGLLQPTSGTISLNGEKHADVRKHIGFLPQYPQFFSWLTALEFTEMAAKLSGMDSRSAKLEAQKTLEFVGLGDALRKKTGTFSGGMKQRLGLAQAIVHKPKLLLLDEPVSALDPVGRREIMNLLKSLQQDMTILYSTHILNDAEEMTDQLLFLRKGQLVEQGSIGDVRAKYDQPRYRLEFGRAEDALIYSESAPWKVQVEGTCGTIHITQGLPTMAEVLKSLAESGLDVQKAERQTANLEEIFMKVAGKA, encoded by the coding sequence ATGACGACAATCTTAGAAGCTAATCATTTAATGAAAATATACGGCTCAGAGCGAGCTGTAAATGATGTGACTTTTGCGCTGGGAGAAGGCACATCTACGGCATTAATCGGACCAAATGGAGCCGGTAAAACGACGACTTTATCCATGCTTGGTGGGTTATTACAACCAACATCCGGTACCATTTCACTGAATGGGGAAAAACATGCGGACGTAAGAAAACATATTGGTTTCCTGCCTCAATATCCACAATTCTTTTCGTGGCTGACAGCACTGGAATTTACTGAAATGGCGGCGAAATTAAGTGGGATGGACTCACGGTCTGCCAAGCTTGAAGCACAAAAAACACTGGAGTTCGTAGGACTTGGAGACGCACTACGGAAAAAAACGGGCACTTTCTCCGGCGGAATGAAACAACGTCTTGGATTAGCACAGGCCATTGTTCATAAACCAAAGCTCTTATTATTGGATGAACCCGTATCTGCGCTGGATCCCGTTGGAAGACGCGAGATTATGAATCTATTAAAAAGCTTGCAACAAGACATGACCATTTTGTACTCGACACACATTTTAAATGATGCGGAAGAAATGACGGATCAATTGTTGTTTTTACGAAAAGGACAATTGGTCGAACAAGGTTCGATTGGCGATGTGCGTGCAAAATATGATCAACCAAGATACCGCTTGGAATTTGGCCGAGCAGAAGATGCCCTCATTTATTCAGAAAGTGCTCCATGGAAAGTACAAGTGGAAGGCACTTGCGGTACCATTCACATTACTCAAGGATTGCCGACAATGGCGGAAGTGTTGAAGTCGTTGGCGGAAAGTGGACTGGATGTCCAGAAAGCGGAGCGACAAACAGCGAACTTAGAAGAAATCTTTATGAAGGTGGCGGGGAAGGCATGA
- a CDS encoding SDR family oxidoreductase: MNITIFGATGRVGNEILQRALKDGHRVKALVRTPSKLTPHENLTILEGDIREQQSVSEAIKGADAVFSAIGTDKTTTLTDAIPLIIEAMQKEEIKRIVTIGTAGILQSRTNPEEYRFQSTESKRRLTFAAEEHAKAYEQLVTTNLEWTVVCPTYLPDGKATGQWRIERNFLPEDGVEISVGDTAEFAYKELLDPQFINVRVGLAY; the protein is encoded by the coding sequence ATGAACATTACGATATTTGGTGCGACAGGTCGTGTCGGAAATGAAATCTTACAACGCGCTTTAAAAGATGGTCATCGTGTGAAAGCTCTTGTACGCACACCATCCAAACTAACGCCTCATGAAAATTTAACGATTCTAGAAGGCGATATCCGAGAACAACAATCGGTGAGTGAAGCGATTAAAGGTGCGGATGCCGTATTCAGTGCAATTGGTACTGATAAAACCACAACACTGACAGATGCGATCCCGCTTATTATTGAAGCCATGCAAAAAGAAGAAATAAAACGTATCGTCACAATCGGCACGGCAGGGATTTTGCAAAGTCGTACCAACCCTGAAGAGTACCGCTTTCAGTCAACTGAATCAAAACGTCGTTTAACCTTTGCGGCAGAAGAACATGCAAAGGCTTATGAACAGCTTGTTACAACGAATCTGGAATGGACAGTTGTCTGCCCAACCTATTTACCGGATGGAAAGGCGACGGGTCAGTGGAGAATCGAACGGAACTTTTTACCAGAAGATGGCGTTGAAATATCTGTAGGGGACACTGCTGAGTTCGCTTACAAAGAATTGCTGGACCCTCAGTTTATAAACGTTAGAGTGGGTCTTGCTTATTAA
- a CDS encoding GntR family transcriptional regulator, with amino-acid sequence MFIEIEPESTVPIYLQLAQQIIEGVAKGSLKPGDSLPSVRSFAADLGMNMHTVNKAYHYLEEKEFIQIVPKKGVFIHEKGVRKASASDRQRLSKELRPIIAEALCLQLSQEDIELLVKEIILDLKEVK; translated from the coding sequence ATGTTTATTGAGATTGAACCGGAATCGACCGTACCGATTTACTTGCAATTGGCTCAGCAAATTATTGAAGGGGTAGCAAAGGGGTCTTTGAAACCTGGAGATTCTTTGCCATCTGTACGCTCATTTGCAGCTGATCTCGGCATGAACATGCATACGGTAAATAAAGCTTATCACTACTTGGAAGAGAAGGAATTTATTCAGATTGTACCGAAGAAAGGTGTATTCATTCATGAAAAAGGTGTACGGAAAGCATCAGCTTCCGATCGCCAACGACTGAGTAAAGAATTACGCCCAATCATAGCAGAAGCACTTTGTCTTCAGTTGTCTCAAGAGGACATTGAGTTACTGGTGAAAGAAATTATTTTGGATTTGAAGGAGGTTAAGTAA
- a CDS encoding ECF transporter S component yields MLKSWKLKEVVLLSVFAVVFAVVYLLFVQVGNIWAGVIGPIAYEWIFGIWFIVSIICAYIIRKPGAALLSETMAATIEVMIGNAVGPRLILSGLVQGLGAEAAFAATGYKRYDWWVLCLAGIGSAVFSFAYGFFVSGYAALDPSLLLLMFTLRVMSGAIIAGLGGKYVSDGLLATGALRGYSISRNTSKKHKLKGESIG; encoded by the coding sequence ATGTTGAAGTCCTGGAAACTGAAAGAAGTTGTGTTGCTATCCGTTTTTGCAGTTGTCTTTGCCGTCGTTTATTTGCTGTTTGTTCAAGTAGGAAACATTTGGGCTGGAGTGATTGGACCTATTGCATACGAGTGGATCTTTGGGATTTGGTTTATTGTGTCGATCATTTGTGCATACATCATCCGCAAACCGGGTGCCGCTCTTTTGTCTGAAACCATGGCAGCGACTATTGAAGTGATGATCGGTAATGCGGTGGGACCACGTTTGATTTTATCTGGACTAGTCCAGGGGCTTGGTGCAGAAGCTGCGTTTGCCGCGACAGGTTACAAACGCTATGACTGGTGGGTGCTTTGTTTAGCGGGGATTGGTTCTGCAGTCTTCAGTTTTGCCTATGGCTTCTTTGTATCTGGTTACGCAGCGCTTGACCCTTCACTGCTTCTCTTGATGTTCACACTTCGAGTGATGAGTGGTGCCATCATCGCTGGTTTAGGAGGAAAGTATGTATCCGATGGTTTACTGGCAACAGGGGCTCTCCGTGGATATTCGATTTCTCGCAATACATCAAAGAAACACAAGCTGAAGGGTGAGTCCATTGGGTAA
- a CDS encoding PfkB family carbohydrate kinase, with protein sequence MTQSHKSHVLTYGDAFVDYIATDSTNTSFSMFLGGATVNVAVGVARLGVPSAFITITGDDATSEFVRGELEVEEVIMDFAKVEPEKRVSGVYVHLTEDHDRIFHQYIDDAPHIQVGAEDLKEEAFEKASVLNLCSGTLFQPKALETSRKAVEYAKKHGALLSFDANIRPLRWNSETECRETISSFFKDADLLKFTEEELTFLTETTTMEEGLSAIAKLNIPIILITAGAEGTYAVLNGELQHVPVEPVVPVDTTGAGDAFMAGVLRYVHLNGLPTTMESLIECTAFANHLGALAATKAGALTAMPRLSELQI encoded by the coding sequence ATGACTCAATCACATAAATCGCACGTCCTCACTTACGGGGATGCTTTTGTAGACTATATTGCAACCGATTCAACGAATACATCATTTTCAATGTTTTTGGGAGGGGCTACCGTTAATGTAGCAGTAGGTGTTGCTAGGCTTGGCGTACCTTCAGCGTTTATTACCATTACAGGTGATGATGCAACGTCTGAGTTTGTACGAGGTGAACTTGAAGTTGAAGAAGTCATCATGGACTTTGCCAAAGTAGAACCTGAAAAACGGGTGAGTGGAGTGTATGTGCATTTAACGGAAGACCATGATCGCATTTTTCATCAATATATTGACGATGCACCACATATTCAAGTCGGAGCTGAGGATTTGAAAGAAGAGGCATTTGAAAAAGCATCTGTTTTAAATTTATGTTCTGGTACATTGTTTCAACCGAAGGCATTGGAGACATCCCGCAAAGCAGTAGAATACGCGAAAAAGCACGGAGCTTTATTGTCTTTTGATGCCAATATCCGCCCGCTACGCTGGAATAGTGAAACCGAGTGCCGCGAAACAATCTCTTCATTTTTCAAAGACGCAGATTTGTTGAAGTTCACGGAAGAAGAGTTAACGTTCTTAACTGAAACGACTACCATGGAAGAAGGACTTTCAGCAATTGCCAAGCTGAATATCCCTATCATTTTAATAACAGCCGGTGCGGAAGGGACTTATGCCGTTTTGAATGGAGAACTCCAGCATGTTCCGGTAGAACCGGTGGTACCTGTAGATACGACCGGAGCTGGAGATGCCTTTATGGCAGGCGTATTACGCTATGTCCATCTCAATGGTTTGCCGACAACGATGGAATCCCTTATTGAATGTACTGCTTTTGCCAATCATCTTGGAGCCCTAGCTGCTACAAAAGCTGGTGCTTTGACTGCAATGCCGCGACTCAGTGAATTGCAAATATAA
- a CDS encoding DUF5808 domain-containing protein, protein MSAIIFIVLLMFNIAIQAFLPKFLKESEAFGVYIPDTHLKDPRLMKMKNRYTQLVLLCGVVVLVLFIGGVLIVRPQEQQIVFWGLAAQIGALVLPMGLYAKNHIALANWKKDEKWTAGQVERKVVDLQFREQLKLLPNMYFILPMLLTFGLSVYGLTQYDLLPDQLPTHWGPNGEADAFTEKSWLSVSSLPFLTLVLQGMLLFFNGAMKQSGAKIQVRNKKRSREQQLAFRKYTSWLLFVVTITVTLLMGYLQLTIIFPETMSTSVTLASTISFLVIILGSVLFYAIKVGQSGTRITVSHPDESLEGVIDQDDDRYWKFGMFYVNKNDPSIMVEKRFGIGWTINFGHKTSWISLLLLIGSIVFVLTLQ, encoded by the coding sequence ATGTCAGCAATCATTTTTATCGTCCTATTAATGTTCAACATTGCCATTCAAGCCTTTTTACCGAAGTTTCTGAAGGAAAGTGAAGCGTTTGGCGTGTATATCCCGGATACGCACTTAAAAGACCCGCGTCTTATGAAGATGAAAAATCGCTACACACAATTGGTTTTGCTATGTGGTGTGGTTGTTCTGGTCCTATTCATTGGCGGGGTGTTAATCGTCCGTCCACAGGAGCAACAAATTGTATTTTGGGGATTAGCCGCACAAATAGGTGCATTGGTTCTGCCGATGGGGCTATATGCAAAAAATCATATTGCATTAGCTAACTGGAAGAAAGATGAAAAATGGACAGCGGGTCAAGTTGAGCGGAAAGTGGTAGACCTGCAGTTTCGTGAGCAACTGAAGCTGTTGCCCAACATGTATTTTATCTTGCCCATGCTTTTGACATTCGGTCTAAGTGTTTATGGATTAACCCAATATGATTTGTTACCTGACCAGCTTCCGACGCACTGGGGTCCGAATGGGGAAGCGGATGCATTTACGGAAAAAAGTTGGCTTTCAGTCAGTTCGTTGCCATTCCTGACACTCGTGCTTCAAGGCATGTTGCTGTTTTTCAATGGGGCTATGAAGCAATCGGGTGCAAAGATTCAGGTACGAAATAAAAAACGTTCCCGAGAACAACAACTCGCGTTCCGTAAATATACAAGTTGGTTATTGTTTGTCGTGACCATCACGGTGACGTTGTTGATGGGGTACTTACAACTGACCATTATTTTTCCTGAAACCATGTCAACTTCAGTAACTCTTGCTTCCACCATCTCTTTCTTGGTCATTATTTTAGGTTCCGTTCTATTTTACGCCATTAAAGTAGGGCAAAGTGGCACCAGAATAACCGTATCACACCCGGATGAAAGTCTAGAAGGGGTAATCGATCAAGATGACGATCGATACTGGAAATTTGGAATGTTTTATGTGAATAAGAACGATCCGAGCATAATGGTGGAAAAACGTTTTGGGATTGGCTGGACCATCAATTTCGGTCACAAAACCAGTTGGATTTCCTTACTATTACTAATAGGAAGTATCGTGTTCGTTTTAACATTGCAATAA
- a CDS encoding VOC family protein — translation MLHHVEMNVSNLQQSRAFYDFLLPMLGYELYQQWDKGFSYKVNHTYLVFVQTEEKHADASFHRGCTGLNHLAFHGESRTQVDALTEELINRGVNILYKDRHPFAGGNHTYAVFFEDPDRIKLEIVAPK, via the coding sequence ATGTTACATCACGTAGAAATGAATGTCTCCAATTTACAGCAATCCCGCGCCTTTTATGACTTTCTATTGCCGATGCTAGGCTATGAACTCTATCAACAATGGGATAAAGGATTTAGTTATAAGGTCAATCATACATATCTAGTTTTTGTACAAACAGAGGAGAAGCATGCGGATGCGTCATTCCACCGAGGTTGTACAGGCTTAAACCACCTCGCATTTCATGGGGAGTCCCGCACGCAAGTTGATGCTCTGACGGAAGAATTGATAAACCGTGGCGTAAACATTCTATATAAAGATCGTCATCCCTTTGCAGGAGGCAATCATACGTACGCTGTATTTTTTGAAGATCCGGACCGGATAAAATTAGAGATTGTAGCGCCTAAATAA